The stretch of DNA ggatttgctacattacctctcatATGATGCTCCAGAGAAAAAACAGATGGAACGGGGGGGGGGCGGccggccggcccagggccggggaaccctaaggggccccctcaataggttctggctctcctctaggctcgttcacTAAGGGTGGAAAATGTGAATTgaggagaagccagaaaaaaaaaactatccaaaAAAACTGGATAAGCACCGTCGCAGAGTCGCTCactgcagcaatctgtatagagacgggaataaaaagggcaagtcagcttcacggataatgcatttacccttttaaggtgcaacattgggtcaggggccccattcaaagtgttccccccaaatctcacgcttactgacactcagtATTCTGTAATAGGGAaacgtattggtatttattgccttacattcagttacacattaaggctggtacataagggcagggcagatacccgggggcagaggggcaaaactcttagcagcctgtcagtactgcccaaccctgggtctgtgtctcccaaccagcgctgggagtaaaggcgcctgcaaagcccattttaggggacaattctccaaattcactaaaatcgttgacaggagcaacatcccctagtctgggggggggagtcacccaactattgcccctctttttagctaaaataagggtttttaggcaaaaaatctatcagaggagatgcacgcttacctctcactgcaatggcaaccaacggactgtaccaactgtcactttcctagagtgaaggcagctcccatcacattgacatcacattgacatcacattgacatcacaatTTCTTTGCTCCACTGTGTAAATAGTGGAGCAAAGgtgatgcacgcttacctctcactaCCATGGCAACcatggactgtaccaactgtcactttcattacagtaatgatgcatcTTTGTTATTTGATTATGACAAGAAGCTTGAAATTTGATACTTGAACCTTTCCTAgtgggaaggcagctctcatcccagtgacatcacatgacaggcgctgctgttaaaggggaatAGTACCCTTTTGACGAGTGAGCTTTTtatgggctttgtttgcccttagatgggcagtacatacatagcttattgtgtacccagagcattgccttgtacgtgtggcccctgccatgtaccctattgccccccacagcctagCCTAACTGACTTGCAGGTGTATTGGGTGCATGTGCATGTctctttacatgtgactgtggctcacgagtaagaaaggttggggctccTTTCTGATAGTTGTACACCGCTGCTATTTCCTGAACATGTGCGATTCTTTCAGAGATAAATGAATGATCCTTTCCAGTTTTACTCCGCTTCTCCTGTGTGTATTCCCTGATCCCCTCCCTGGTCTCAGTGGGCAGTAGTATTAGGACTGGATCACTGAGGACCTGGaattagagaaatatatattttctggatgGTTTTATGGCAGCGATGGATTGGACAATGTTTAatgagttttaatttgttttcatttaaaatcaaataaagacTATGGAAGCACCTTCCCAGTATACTAGGGGCACATTATAATGAAATCTGGCCCTGGCTATACAAATCTGCCTTTGGTTTACATACTAACAAATGTACATGTATCTGGCTGTACCAGGCAGAACACCTGCACCTCTGACCTTGTGTCTTATATAAGGTATGGGGTGCGGATCTGCATTTTACATTAGTGTAATATAGCCAATGGCACCCCAGCACATACATTTTAGAGGGTGCAGTGGGAGTCAAATTGCTAGTTTGGAGCACCCAATGTTTTCACCTTATCCcatggcagaagtgcccctgtataaggaacagaaccagtggctaaatcaggggtgggcaaactgcggcccgcgggccacatccgtcccgttggtctttttaatctggcccgttggtctttttaatcttgcCTGCCGACTCTCGCGCGAGACTTGGACtaacgctggcccagcccgtctgtcaACCCCCCCGGCCCATCTTTTGGCAAGATATACATCCATGATGGGAAAGGTGCAAAtcacttggtgcaaaaaaattaaataaaaacaaattcaacagTAAAGTTATTGCCACCATTCAAACATTAGCTTTAATGATTAGATAAAAAGGAAGATGAAggaacctgattggttgctcattTTTTTAGTGATTCGGATCCTGTTAGGCTGACCCAGAAATCAAAAATATCAATTCCTGAGACCAGTCATTGCCAGAGTAGCCATTTACAGACTGTATGTAGAGGGAAAGTCTGGTAAATCTTAcatcaataatgataataaacaattataatacatatattgcgTGAAGGTAAAGTCATTATGACACAATGCGTTTTTGAATCTAACGCAACCTGagagaattgtagtttaaacacatgtgGGTAGCGCCGTCAAGCTGTAATAgaaaaaactacaattcccagaagacaccTGGCGGGAGGGCCGGCTGACTCAAGTATTGCCCTAGCTGATTGGATGCTTCAATGGTTCTGTATTGACCTGGGTGCGTGATTGGTTAAGCTTGCGGAGGCGGGTTGTTTGGATGGTGCAGTTGAGAGGAAGGCATCTGGCGGTAGGGGACCCGCGTAGTACCTTGTAACAGAGCTCGTAAGGTGGGGTACAGGTAcgtacagtgtgacatctggggggcaggggttatatacatttatgcacagctatagcgccattggataggtctgtatgctaaataatatgccataccccgcacttgaccccctaaccaatcgtagctcttatttggcacccccagagcttttattgtgctttttttgttccccactttatgtggctcatggatttaaaggttggggacccctgatatagagagtaatattctgaaacaattttcaattggtcttcaatttttattaattatttaagtttctgttcagcagctttccagcttggagtttcagaagttacttggttgctaggatccaaattaccttagcaaccagggtgtggtttgaatgaaagactgatatatgaataggagaggggctgaatggaaagatacgtaatataaagtataaataacaaataaactgtagcctcacagagcaatagtagcagctgttgagaggccattacaaattatcaagcagaaaatgaggctggcctgtcctataaactgatgctacaggtctgattattacattctgtttctaattgcactggtttcagaactgcaatgttatgtgaatccgaatgaattactaatcagctttatactgttgcatttatattctatatatacagtatattgtccgttggtccctaagctccgtaactgagagcggcacagagcaagtgcagggaatcggcagaaaagaaaatggggggcagctgggggcatctttgaaggcacagatcatacctgctaaagggctgtggttgccttgggccggtacagaagcccaaaacataaccctaaaacattgctagcctattgctttagttaagctttagttctccttgagcATCCCATAAGCCATGATAGGTCCCTTATATGTATCCATGGCAAATTAAAAATCCTATATAGACACCCCCTGAAGCTGCTGCCCTCAGCACTGGCCCCCGGGGGGTTATACAGAAAATACCCTTTGTATTCACTGATTTCCCAGCAAGAGAGTTAGGCTACCCACCTATTGTCCAGCTTTAACCCTATAGCTGCCCATACCAGTCTACAGTATGTTTGGTTAGGGAATGTTAGGCCAATTTTGACCATGCTGGCCAACCATCTGTACGTTTATAGCAATTCACTTACCACCTTTATCTTGTTCCTATCAAtgaatctctgtgtgtcttcacttttTTCTGTAGCTGTGAATTGAAAAAGGCTGGAAAATATGGACTTTTCACCCCACCGTGGCATGCATGAAGGAAGGTAAGTCAAAATCCAATTTATTTcagaagaaacaaatatatatatataacactgtaaGGTCCGCACTCCCATAAACAGTCCACATTCACAATTCACAAACGGGTGCTGCACTTAGTTTTATCCAATATCCATTCCCAATGATTTTGCGCACTCATAATCATtgggaatgtaatatatatatatatatgtcatgggTAACATATTTTTGACAGAGAAATTAGTACCCTGGATCGTTTGTACgggtataggatcaattatccagaaatttgttatccagaaagctccgaattataggaaggccgtctCGCATAgacccctttataaataaataaataacattttccaaaaacactctgtagtaataaaacagtaacttgtaattggttcttactaagatataataaatcctatataaacaatccttttaggtttatgtaatgtttaaattattttttaatagatttgtagTATAGAGaaccaagttacagaaagacccctaatctggaaaaccccaggtcccgagcattctgggtaacagattcCATCCCTTTAATAGGCTGCTCTCAATGCAAAATTGTGATCCTAAAGTTGGAGCTGCTTGTATGATTTTATctatatggttttgttatttacaGGTCTCCTTCCCTTCAAGATACCACCATGAGCTCCAGCCACACCCAGAAGAACCGAGGGGACTCCACTCCGCTGCCTCCAATCAACGAGCGCCTGGCTTTCCTGCGGCCGTCCAGAGAGCTGTTAGAGTATTACCGCAAGAAGATCGCTGAGTTTGATGAGGAACACGAGGATCTGGTAAAGCAACTGGAGCAATACAAAGCTAcctttgaggagcaggtcagtatgcGCCCTTGCTAAGAGCAATACTGCTGAtaactattattatcctttatatagcgcTGGTGTATTCGACTACACTGTACAGAGATCACTAAGTACATTGTTTCATCAGtcccggtggagcttacaattcacATTCACTGTGGTCACTTTTACCAGGAGTTTACAGAACCCTGTATGGttttgcagtgtgggaggaaCCTGGGGTTCCTAGAGGATACCCACGCAAgcatatagtgccctggctggaattgaacctaggagctCAGTTCTGCAAGGCAGCATTGTATGTTTGCCTGCAAATGGTTTGTGTGGTTCTCCAGTTTCTCTTTGCCATATGCCACGCATCACCCTAGCTCCGCTAACTGCTCTTCCTGAATCCCCTTGATAGACTTTGTCtatatagtgtgtatgtgtgtatgtatatatatatatatatatatatatatatatatatacatatacatatacatatacacatacacacacacacacacacacacacacacacatacacatacatgacttttttcaataacacttattgcactaagcccctgtgtgtgtgatactccttctatacatttttacatttaacctgcacccagggcatttgaactggTGTAGGGTTTGCTCCTCTctactatgtatatatagaatacagagtataaaggtggccatacacgggccgactatagctgccgatatcggtcccttggaccgattcggcagctaatcggcccgtgtatggggagagcagagcggcctggccgaccgatatctggcctgaaattggccagatctcgatcggccaggttagaaaatctggtcggatcggggaccgcatcggctcgttgatgcggtccccgatccgacagccccattgccgcccacataatccgatcgtctggccccagggccaaacgatcgtattattattttttttacctaaatggtccccgatatcgcccacccgtaggtggggatatcgggggaagatccgctcgcttggcgacatcgccaagcgagcggatctgctcgtgtatggccacctttagtccactggctgaattgcctctgctaaagcacacgtagagacaattatcaaaaaaaaaaaatctgcattgtctattttagtagccgtgactagtagctgctactagtagctcagtgtgtcttcccccttattaCTGGTCAAGCCAGCGGACTAATACTctgtatacaatacatacatacatacgtaataaatatatatgtatacatatatagtttTGCCTCGATTAATCTCCGTTgtcgtaggcgactaatctccccgctatgctatcccactggctagaatgtaaagagccggtgggatggcatacgcagcgccgcaatttgctgaagtctcctaaagtttcctctcaaggcaacattgGCGACTTTGACATATCGCTGCACCCCGTATgccattctagccagtgggatggcattgcggggagattagtcgcctgtgacaacgaagattaaaaatctccccgtgtgtcactgccttaAAAGTCAGTGGAAGGCAACGGACAGTTTTGGGTGGAAGAAGAAATAAGTGTTATTGAAAAAAGTCATgtaggtttgtatatatatatatatatatatatatatatatatatatacacaagtaatgagccgcactcacaggtcttagtgtgcAAATAAAGAGAAAATTTATTGTAGCaaaaaactaacgtttcggctgctaccacagcctttgtcaaagtgccAAACACAAAATCAAAACCCCTTGATAAACCAAATGTGGCGCCAAAAAAGCCCAGTGACGTCATAGCCCAAAAAATGTTACCACCCCCTAACATGTAAGAATCACAGCGTGAGACTAAGAAAAGTAAttacaaaaactatataaaaaactataaaaaacggGCCCACAGTGAGATAGAAGCAGGTGCAATGATAGAGGAAACACATAAGAGaggaaacaaaataaagcaaagttAAAAATAAGCGTTAAAAGACACTCACAGTTGCgcagaactataactccctgATTAGTGTTAGCAGGAAAATACTACGTATCATATTGTATAGTAACAGTAATACTAAGGCAGGGTATTACCCATCTAGGTCGGAATGCAAAAGGATAGAACACCCTCACGGAGAGCAGTAAAATGCCGGTGAGGAATTTTCGCGCATCAGCGCTACAGGTAGAAAAAAGTTGCTGGGCACTGGGTACAATACAGAGTAGTGAAGTTCAGGCAAACATCAAGAGGACCCGTACGAGGGCTTAATGGGCCCACGGTACTGTCCGCTAGTTTGTTGAGTCTGTATAGTAGGCACCTACTGAGCCCGTGGTAAATGGCCGCGGGACCCCGATCGGTGCCACTCATACGTCAGTTACTAATAAGGCAGGGGACCGTTATCGTACCTATGGTTTCAGGCCGCAGGATACGAAACAAAGTCTCTCATTGGTAATTTGAATGTGCTGCCCAGGAGCATAAGTGGGAGAGCATGACACCAGCCATATCCGTGGTTAATAGCCACAGAACCCGGCTCGATGTGCATCGCTGGAAAAAGGAAGGAAGTAGAGAACATATTTAGTGCAGAAGTACGTTGTAGGCAATAAGAGGAAAATTAGTCCACATAATCTGTGGGAGGCTCATACTGCACATACTTAATGAGGGGCTCATATTTCTAGCCCAAATCCGACCGTTGCATCCTGAATACATTGTAGCAAGGTGCATAGGGAGGTTGACTACTGCGTTGCGAGTGTCAGCAAGGTTGGAAACAAAGAACAGAGAAATACAGAAAGACATACTAGCGTACGGGCCAAATGTTGCAACAAGTAATCATTTCAGCACAGTGTCAATAGATATGTAGGACATTGTTAACCACTGTAGCAAATCTACATTGAAACAGACGCCCACATACAGATCTATACAGAGGGGTGACTTGGAACACAGCAGAGCACATTGTACAGAAAAGTAGTAATGCAAGGAATTAGTAGACCATTCCCCAAAATGCACAACAACCAATGCAATAATTAAACAGACATGATGGAAAACCAGGACTTATGGTACAAGAGTCTCTATGTATAACTCACTCAGAGATAAAATGCAGAGTAAGAGACTAGTTCATTAAGGCCATGTGGACTGATGGTATTCAGTCTGTGTATCCACCGAAGTTCTCTTTGTAGTAACAGTCTGTCTCGATTGCCCCCACGAATTGGTGGGGGGATATGGTCAATGACCATACACCTTAGGCTCGTCAGGGTATGTTTTTGAAGTAAAAAATGTGCAGCCACTGGGGTGCATGCTTCCCCTGAGGTCAATGCAGTGCGTATGGCTGATCGATGGTTGGCCATCCTGTCCCTAAATGAGGTCACAGTCTTGCCCACGTAAACCAAACCACATGGGCATTTAATAATGTAGATGATAAATTTTGAGGTGCAGGTCAACCGATGTGTGATCTGTATAGCCTTGCCAGTATGTGGGTGATGGAAAGAAGGTCCAGTGATGAGGGAATTGCATGTGGTGCAGTTAGGGCATCTATAGCAGCCCAATCTCGTAGTAGGGAGCCAAGTGTCCGGTTTGGAGGATTGGTAGCAGTGGACTGGATCGGTCTTCACCAGCAAGTCTCTAAGATTTCTCCCCCGTTTATAAGCCACTCGTGGAGGGTATCGAAAAATGGGTGGTAAAGTCCTATCTTTTTCGAGTACAGTCCAGTGGTAGAAAACCGCATCTATCAAAGGTCTTTTATCGGGAGTATAGGTAGTTACAAATGTAAGTCTATCCTCTGATgttgtgagcctaagggggg from Xenopus tropicalis strain Nigerian chromosome 8, UCB_Xtro_10.0, whole genome shotgun sequence encodes:
- the LOC116406979 gene encoding coiled-coil domain-containing protein 77-like isoform X3, encoding MDFSPHRGMHEGRSPSLQDTTMSSSHTQKNRGDSTPLPPINERLAFLRPSRELLEYYRKKIAEFDEEHEDLVKQLEQYKATFEEQVLGDIPLHPPFTPELGNERVREELPCRWSPAWVSLQALADEEAELVTPGKKNGGKMIIVCVTFPRVHSVTTP
- the LOC116406979 gene encoding coiled-coil domain-containing protein 77-like isoform X2, which gives rise to MDFSPHRGMHEGRSPSLQDTTMSSSHTQKNRGDSTPLPPINERLAFLRPSRELLEYYRKKIAEFDEEHEDLVKQLEQYKATFEEQVLGDIPLHPPFTPELGNERVREELPCRWSPAWVSLQALADEEAELVTPGKKNGDSRITETTLRLWILCYERGK